The genomic interval TAGTAACTGTTGAAAACCATGTATTCGATTGTCAAAGACCAGTCTTTTGCCAAATTCATACCCTCGATCATCCTGGGCGCGTGCCACGTGTTTGTCCTTGGCAATGTCAATTCCTACAATTAATGTAGATGGAGTGATTTGCGATATTTTGCGATTTTGATTATAATTCATGTCGAGTCCTCTCCTTGGTATTTATCTATTTCGGGGTCAATGCGCATTGACAGCCCGTACTATACCAAGAGGGCTCTTTTTTGTTCAATCCTCAAATTTCTTCATTACAGGAATGCTCCTTATAAGCTCGTTTCAATTCCGGTACCAATATGAAAATTTTCTCCTCCAATATTTTTTACAGGTGGATTGATAAGTATATCCAAGGCTGGAATCATCTCTTTTAAATGAAGAAGCGCCGGTTTCAAACTAAATATTTCGACCATTTTTTTTGTTTTTCTTTTTTGCAATCGATCCGACTCTTTTTCATGATATCCAAATGTCATGACATTCACATTGATCTTAAAAGCGGATAACTCACGGGACAAACACTTCATCATCGAAATTTTCCCTTGATTTAATACTGGAGAGCTTGCATAGTCCGCATAGTATAAGGGATCATAGATCAACGGAAAGATAATTTCACCCGACTTTGCCCTTATCATCAATTCCGCAGCCATCTTATTAAAAAGATAAATCTGTTCGAATTGAGAAGAAATACAATCTCCGAAAGCTAAATCGTTATTTTCAAGCCATTGCTCTTCATTAACCATTTCATTTCCATGAATCAATATATCCAGCCCATCCATCCTATCTTCTATGGCCTTTTGAATCTGCGATAACGATTTTTCATTGGTATCTGGAATAATCATTGGGTGGTATCTTTCTTGCCATTCCGAATGAATAGAAGAAAAATACTGATCACTAACATCTTTGTTTTCAAAACATGTCATGACCTGATGGCCTTGTTCTAGTAGATACGATACGATCAACTGGTTAAACGGCTTATCTCCCTCCGTAATCATCACTCTTTTTTCCAAAGCATTCTCCTCCTTATCGTAAAAATCCGCCATCCACTTTTAAAACGGTATCATCAAGGTACCCACATAAATCTGATGATAGGAATAAAACCGCATTCGCCACTTCCTCTGGTTCCCCTAATCGTTTTTCGTTTGTAAATCGTAAAAAGTTATCAATTTTGCTTTGCGGGACATGTTTAATCATTTCCGTATTAATCATGCCAGGTGCAACGGCATTAATTTTCAACCCTTTACGTGCATACTTCCTTGATAAAAGGCGTGTCAACCCCATGATAGATCCCTTTGACGCGCCGTAGTTACTTTGAGCCTCTCGCCCAATCACTCCGGTTGTCGAAACGAGATTAACAATATTTCCTTCATTTTGCTCTTCCATATACGGAAGAACCGTTGTCGCGCAGATATATGTACCGAGAAAGTTCGTATCGTATACGTGTTTCCACTGTTCATTTGACATTTGAGTAATGAAGCTATCACCTGTTACTCCGGCATTATTGACGAGTACATCAATTTTGCCGTAACGTTCATTAACACTGTTCATAAGACCTTCAATAAAACTGCGGTCTGTAACCGAACCTTTGTATAATGATCGCTCGATCCCTTTTTCGTTTAAATCCCTTTCAATTTCGTTCGCTGCTTGATCATTACGAGCATACACACCTACAACATTGGCACCCTCCTCAGCTAATCGATAAAAAATCGTTTTGCCAATACCACGTGTGGCGCCAGTAACAATCACCGTTTTATTTTTTAATAACATCGCACGTTCTTGCATCTTGTAACCATCACTCCTTTCAAAGGAGTGGCCTAAAGAGCGAAAACTCTTAGACCACTCTTTTTATTTACATAGACACAGCATGTTGGGAAACTACAAAACTAGCAAGCGTTTCAACAGAATAAAAGTGTTCACGAGTTTCTTCTTCACTCATTCCTTGGAGTTTCACGTCAAACTCTTCCTCGAGTCCTGCAACAACATCCAGCGCTTCTACAGAATCTAATCCAATTCCATCACCAAACAATGGCTCTTGATCTTCAATTTCTTCAGGTGACAAGTCTTCAATTTCCAATCTTTCAATTAAAATGTTCTCTTTGATAATTTGCTTGATTTCTTCCATATTTTGCATGGAAAATACCTCCTAAAATGTTTTATAATTTTATTTTAACTATCATAAATGATAGTTAATTCACATCTCCAACAACCATTGCTATAAAATTACCATTAACGGATGAGCTGACAACTAACCCTTGATTTAACCCCTTATTGAGGGGGGGGCTTTCTATTGAAGCCGCTATTTCCCTAGAACAATTTGGGACATGCAAACCAGAATAAATACATTCAGCAGCAAGGTATAAGTGATTTAAAGCACTCGTAGATTCACCGTATCCGGTGTGGCGATTAAAGCAGATAACTTCATTGTCACTAAAAATTTCGGATAACCCTGTTTGCATGTTTTTCATTTTTTTCTGCCGCCCATCATTATTGTAAAAAACAAAATTAATCTCATCTTTCGTCGTACCAGCTCGATCCAAGGCTTGGTCAATCGACGCCTCTAACGGTTCATTACTAAATCCATCTTTCCTGTCGTCAAAAGCGAATCCAACCCCTTTAAGTTCAGCATAAATCTTGCTACCAGATGTTTCGGCTTCATTCAAACTGGCTAAGGTTAGGAAAGAACTTCCCTCCGTGAGTGGGAATTCACTATTGTCAAGACCGTATGCCTTATCAATTGCACTTGTTAACTCCGAGTGTTCATCCCCAGCGCCGACAAGACAATGATTATGAATCCTGTTTTTTACAATCTCATAACCATAAAAGGCACTCATAAGTCCATCATTTCCTCCAGTACTTAACGAACTGCTATAGCCTTTAATTTTAAGTTTTTTACTAATCTTTCCGGCCGTCGAGTTCAAAACCATGTCCGGGAAATATATTCCACTCGCGTGTGCCGGCGAATTTTTAAATATCTTATCTCAATACTTTTCGGAGCTTTGTAATGTTCCTCTTGATGTTCCATAAACCAGCCCAACCTTATATTCATTTTTCTCTGACATCACAACATTTGCATCTTTTAAAGCAAGATCGGCAGCACCAATACTAAATTGTGATAATCGGTTCATTCGGCGCTGGTACAGCGATTTATCGTATTCTTTCAAGGAAAAAGTACATTCATCAACGGGATCCATAGAACTGATAATACGTTCTAATGCCCCTCCTTGAATCTTTTCCTTTCCATGGACCATTCCTAATCCGGTAATGACAACCCGCTCTTCCTCATGACTTTTTGTAGAAGTCCTAGACTGACTTTCTTTCCAGTTTCGCGACACAACAGAGACATTATGGCCACCGAAAGCGGAATTATTGCATAGGAAATAAGCTGGCGAAGCCTTTTTCATCTCGTTCGTGATTAAATTATCATGGTCGCAACCCTCTCTAGGAGTTTCAAAGTTCACAGTTGCGGGTAATAACCCTTCCTGCATAGCAAGTAATGTAGTTACATACTCAATGACCGCTGCAGCCCCTAAATTATGGCCAAAATATGCCTTACTGGAGCTAAAATAAATAGTTGAAAACAAGTCTTCACCAAACAGTTTTTTCAACCCATTTAGTTCAGCCACATCATTTGCTTTTGTTCCAGTACCGTGCGTATTAACATAGCCAATTTGCTTTTTGTCTACATTCGCATGTTTTAGAGCTGAACTAGCAGCAAAGCGGATTCCTTCCCCTTCTGGATCTGGGGCTGTTTCGTGATACGAATCATTACTTAATCCATAACCACATATCTCTGCATAAATAAATGCATTCCGTTCTAGGGCTTTACTTAGCGGCTCAAGAACCAAAAAAGCAGATCCTTCCCCAAGGCTTAATCCGAATGCATTGTTATAGGGAGAACATGGCTTGTCATTCAACGATTGCAACACATTGAATCCTGCATATACAGTCGATGACATTGAATCTGCCCCACCAGCCAACATCGCATCCGCATACCCCTGTGTGATCATGTCATGGGCAAAGCCAATTGCATTACCACTTGCAGCACAAGCGGTATTGAGTGTATTTACCGGACCATTCAAATTGAAATATGTTGCGACATCATCACCTTGCTGATAAAAGGGATAACGCGCGGTATATTCATTATCTAAATGATGAACATCACCTTGCTGTTCAATAGAGTTGATACCGCCATTACAAGTTCCAAATGCAACGCCAATTTTTTGCCGTTTATTTTCTTTCAGGTTTAAGTAACTATCCGTTATCGCTTCTTTAGCAGAGATAATTGCATATTGCGCACAACGATCATACTGTTTTTGTTCCGTCTGGGAAAAATACTGATTCGGGTCGTAGTTTTTTAGTTCTCCTCCCATTTCACTCATAAATTCATCTGTCTCGAATCGAGTGATTTCTCCGATCCCTGTAAGACCTTTTTTCATATGGTTGAGAACTTCTTTTTTATGGTTTCCTATTGAACTTAAAATCCCGATTCCCGTGACTACACATCTTTCTTTTCTTTCCAATTAACCCACTCCTTGTTTAAAGTTCGAACCTTCCTTTTTACTATCTCAACTGTTAATAACCATCTTAAAGTCCATTTAAAAAATAACATCTTGCTTTTTTGTTGACGCATCACACTTAACGGAATATACTTCTGAATTTCTCCCATATGGTGTGGGGATCCATGTACATCATCAAACTCGATGAGTTCCAACTGTGACACATTACGTTTTAAATATTGCTTCTCAGAGCTGGGAATAATTTCATCACGTTCACTGAATATGTAATGCAACGGGATTTTTAATCTTTTAATTTCCTTATTATCGATGGCAAAGGAACGAATCGTATGAAACAAACAATCCGTATTGACCTGGCATAAATGAGCTAGTGTATTTTTCGTTGTATCAGGAACATTTTCAAACCAACGATCATTGGTATAAAAATGATTAACGGGAGCTCCGACGGTCGTAATTCCCCTGATACGGTCGTCTTGTAGAGAATATTTAATGCCGAGGTGTCCCCCAAAACTCATCCCAACAAAATAAGTTTGATCAACATCCGCACAATCAGCGAATGCATTTAATATGGCACCAATCATATGTTGGGATTGTTCATCATACGTTAGAGGATTCTCTCCCACCCCCGGGCACTCTGCAACAACAACAAAGAAGCCAAGTCTTGGACATTCGAGTAAAAATTTGTACCATTGCTCTTTAATGGAGACAATCCCTCCGATGACAATTAACAATGGACGTTTCTTACGGTCAAATCCAGATGCATATACTGGAATTTTTTCTTCTCCAAAACGGATATTCCGTTTTTCAATTACCTGGTTTTGTTCCATTATCCATTGTTCAAACACATTCACACATTTTCGATAAGCTTTTTTACGTTCTTTAGAGTTTACATAAGGAAATCTTGCAAAGTTGTAACACTGTATCGCATGAAGTTTTTTGTTGTCACGTAAGTACTGGTCGCCTAAAGCCGTCCATTCATAGACCCAAGAACCAGGAACATCTCCCTCTTCGCTTTCCATTCGGTTCATGACAGATTGTATTCTTTTCGCATTAAAGTTTTGGGATTGGACATGAAGGCCGACTAAGTCTTTCAATTCATTTAAATAATCGCTCATTGTAAGACCCCCCTTTCCACTGATCACACCATGGGCCCATAACTTGAATCAATCGAAGCTTTTGGCTCCAGCATCTGATTAATAATTTCTACGATTGTATTCACATGCTGTTTAATGAAAAAATGTCCTCCACTAAAAGTATGGATCGTACATGTTTTAGAGGTGATCGATCGCCATTTTTCCAAGTTATTTGTAACAAGTTCATCCTGATCCCCATGAAAAATGGAAATATCAGTATCTAACTTTGCATTATATTTGCTGTAGTCGAAGTTTTCCGACATCAAAAGGTCTGAACGCAACACAGGCAAAAACAGATTTAATAGCTCGCGACGTTGTAGAAGTTCCTTCGGTATCCCGCCCAATTTGAATAATTTTTCATCTGTCCATTTACTGTTAATCTTCTTATCATTTTTTTTGGTTGCAGTTAATGGAGCATTTACTCCTGAAAAATAAATATGAACCGGACTCTTCATACCCATACATTGCATACGATGTGATAATTCGTAAGCCATCATGCCTCCCATACTATGACCAAAAAAGGCATACGGGGTATAATTGTCTAAGTTTTCTGTTATAATTCCGTATAAATCATCCACCGCTTCTTCAAATGTTTGGTAAAGAGGCTCGTTTGCCCTACTCCCTCTGCCAGCAAGTTCTATTGGATACAATTCAACGAAATCTTTGATTTTTTTTTCCACGGTGTAAATACCCTGGCGGCCCCTCCGGCGTAAGGGAAACAAAAAAGCTTAATTTTTTTCATTATCTCCCCCCCTAACCGTTACAAATTAAAAGTTCCTTTTGGATAGTGAAAGAATTAGGTTTATATATGCAATTGTTCTCTTAACCAATCATATTGTTTGTGTGGGTAAGTCACCTCATTTCCATGACAAACACACAATCTCTCGGGTTTTAGATTTTTAATGATTTCCCCGCTTTTTATCGCCTGAGTCATATCAGCTGTAAATATTGACATTGGTTTTTGAATACGGTGTTTTTTACTTGTGAATAGATCGCCGCCTAGTAAAACGTCATCTTTTTGATGGTAATAAACGACATGTCCTGGTGAGTGTCCTGGTGTGTGGTAGGGTAGAAGATCTCCAACCTGTTTTAATTGATCTCCATTTTGTTCTAATGGTTTTACAACAGAAGGTTGTATTAAAGTTTGTGCTTTTTTTCTACGGGGATATGGTAACTTACCTTCCATATACGGTATTTCTTCCGAATGTACATAAATAGGAATATTTCGTTTGGATCTTATCCTTTTGATTGAACCAACATGATCAGCATGACCATGTGTTAATAGAATACGTGATAATGGCCCAATATCTAACTTATGAATCGTCTTTAAAATGCCATTGGCCATGTTTGGCATGCCGGCGTCAACCAGAGTCACGCCATCTCTATCCTTGACTAACCAAACATGTATAGGGATAATCATCCAAATTTTGATGCTCCAAATATGGCCTGAAATTTTTCTAACTTTCATCTTGGTCACCTCCTACGTCCATTCCTGCAATAAGAAATGCAACTGATTTTTCTAAAATCGGCATAACTCTTTGGTATAACTGATCAATCGACTCCTCTTTATAAATATAGGTCATGATCAGCCCATGCAGATTAAAGAAAAATATTCTCGAACAAAGCAGTTTTTCATTTTCATCTGTAATCTGAAGGCAGTTTTTCACTGCAGTCTCTAAGTGTTTAAAAAGTAAATTTCTCGCAACATTCATTTCAAGATTCGGATTGACATCAACACGTTCTGCACCAATAGTAATCAATATAGAATACATACTTCGGTTATTTAATGCAAAATCTACGAAATCTTTACAAACGCCTTTTAATTTTTGTAACGGTTTTAAATATGGATCCTGCAGGGTTTCTTCCATTTTCTTGCTTAATCTCAAAAGTGGTGGCAAAGTCAATTCTTGTAATAAATGCTCCTTATCTTTGAAA from Lentibacillus cibarius carries:
- a CDS encoding SDR family NAD(P)-dependent oxidoreductase, whose protein sequence is MEKRVMITEGDKPFNQLIVSYLLEQGHQVMTCFENKDVSDQYFSSIHSEWQERYHPMIIPDTNEKSLSQIQKAIEDRMDGLDILIHGNEMVNEEQWLENNDLAFGDCISSQFEQIYLFNKMAAELMIRAKSGEIIFPLIYDPLYYADYASSPVLNQGKISMMKCLSRELSAFKINVNVMTFGYHEKESDRLQKRKTKKMVEIFSLKPALLHLKEMIPALDILINPPVKNIGGENFHIGTGIETSL
- a CDS encoding SDR family NAD(P)-dependent oxidoreductase; the protein is MQERAMLLKNKTVIVTGATRGIGKTIFYRLAEEGANVVGVYARNDQAANEIERDLNEKGIERSLYKGSVTDRSFIEGLMNSVNERYGKIDVLVNNAGVTGDSFITQMSNEQWKHVYDTNFLGTYICATTVLPYMEEQNEGNIVNLVSTTGVIGREAQSNYGASKGSIMGLTRLLSRKYARKGLKINAVAPGMINTEMIKHVPQSKIDNFLRFTNEKRLGEPEEVANAVLFLSSDLCGYLDDTVLKVDGGFLR
- a CDS encoding phosphopantetheine-binding protein codes for the protein MQNMEEIKQIIKENILIERLEIEDLSPEEIEDQEPLFGDGIGLDSVEALDVVAGLEEEFDVKLQGMSEEETREHFYSVETLASFVVSQHAVSM
- a CDS encoding beta-ketoacyl-[acyl-carrier-protein] synthase family protein; the protein is MERKERCVVTGIGILSSIGNHKKEVLNHMKKGLTGIGEITRFETDEFMSEMGGELKNYDPNQYFSQTEQKQYDRCAQYAIISAKEAITDSYLNLKENKRQKIGVAFGTCNGGINSIEQQGDVHHLDNEYTARYPFYQQGDDVATYFNLNGPVNTLNTACAASGNAIGFAHDMITQGYADAMLAGGADSMSSTVYAGFNVLQSLNDKPCSPYNNAFGLSLGEGSAFLVLEPLSKALERNAFIYAEICGYGLSNDSYHETAPDPEGEGIRFAASSALKHANVDKKQIGYVNTHGTGTKANDVAELNGLKKLFGEDLFSTIYFSSSKAYFGHNLGAAAVIEYVTTLLAMQEGLLPATVNFETPREGCDHDNLITNEMKKASPAYFLCNNSAFGGHNVSVVSRNWKESQSRTSTKSHEEERVVITGLGMVHGKEKIQGGALERIISSMDPVDECTFSLKEYDKSLYQRRMNRLSQFSIGAADLALKDANVVMSEKNEYKVGLVYGTSRGTLQSSEKY
- a CDS encoding alpha/beta fold hydrolase; this translates as MSDYLNELKDLVGLHVQSQNFNAKRIQSVMNRMESEEGDVPGSWVYEWTALGDQYLRDNKKLHAIQCYNFARFPYVNSKERKKAYRKCVNVFEQWIMEQNQVIEKRNIRFGEEKIPVYASGFDRKKRPLLIVIGGIVSIKEQWYKFLLECPRLGFFVVVAECPGVGENPLTYDEQSQHMIGAILNAFADCADVDQTYFVGMSFGGHLGIKYSLQDDRIRGITTVGAPVNHFYTNDRWFENVPDTTKNTLAHLCQVNTDCLFHTIRSFAIDNKEIKRLKIPLHYIFSERDEIIPSSEKQYLKRNVSQLELIEFDDVHGSPHHMGEIQKYIPLSVMRQQKSKMLFFKWTLRWLLTVEIVKRKVRTLNKEWVNWKEKKDV
- a CDS encoding thioesterase II family protein, giving the protein MEKKIKDFVELYPIELAGRGSRANEPLYQTFEEAVDDLYGIITENLDNYTPYAFFGHSMGGMMAYELSHRMQCMGMKSPVHIYFSGVNAPLTATKKNDKKINSKWTDEKLFKLGGIPKELLQRRELLNLFLPVLRSDLLMSENFDYSKYNAKLDTDISIFHGDQDELVTNNLEKWRSITSKTCTIHTFSGGHFFIKQHVNTIVEIINQMLEPKASIDSSYGPMV
- a CDS encoding MBL fold metallo-hydrolase, producing the protein MKVRKISGHIWSIKIWMIIPIHVWLVKDRDGVTLVDAGMPNMANGILKTIHKLDIGPLSRILLTHGHADHVGSIKRIRSKRNIPIYVHSEEIPYMEGKLPYPRRKKAQTLIQPSVVKPLEQNGDQLKQVGDLLPYHTPGHSPGHVVYYHQKDDVLLGGDLFTSKKHRIQKPMSIFTADMTQAIKSGEIIKNLKPERLCVCHGNEVTYPHKQYDWLREQLHI
- a CDS encoding TetR/AcrR family transcriptional regulator, translated to MNKKEQQAKNTKKVILRAAEELFSVKGYESVKIRDIAQKAGYSHSTIYVYFKDKEHLLQELTLPPLLRLSKKMEETLQDPYLKPLQKLKGVCKDFVDFALNNRSMYSILITIGAERVDVNPNLEMNVARNLLFKHLETAVKNCLQITDENEKLLCSRIFFFNLHGLIMTYIYKEESIDQLYQRVMPILEKSVAFLIAGMDVGGDQDES